A single genomic interval of Penicillium psychrofluorescens genome assembly, chromosome: 2 harbors:
- a CDS encoding uncharacterized protein (ID:PFLUO_002241-T1.cds;~source:funannotate) produces MALALAEAGADVVLVQRDTSNQDTKEQIKNLGQKATIYTADLASQESVSALVSTVVKDGHDINILLNCAGIQRRHPSHVFPQEDWDEVLQVNLTTVFTLCRDVGAYMLTRTPDSFGQRGSIINVASLVSFQGGLTVPAYAAAKGGVAQLSKALSNEWASKGINVNAIAPGYVATDMNTALIQDKERAASILARIPAARWGNPDDFKGPVVYLASRASAYVSGEIHTVDGGWMGR; encoded by the exons ATGGCCTTAGCACTAGCTGAAGCCGGCGCCGATGTGGTGCTGGTACAG AGAGATACCAGCAACCAGGACACCAAAGAGCAAATAAAAAATCTGGGACAAAAGGCCACCATCTATACAGCCGACCTAGCATCGCAAGAATCCGTCTCGGCACTAGTGTCAACGGTCGTCAAGGATGGCCACGACATCAACATTCTTCTTAATTGTGCCGGAATTCAGCGAAGACATCCAAGCCATGTGTTCCCGCAAGAAGATTGGGACGAG GTCCTCCAAGTGAACTTGACCACTGTCTTCACGCTGTGCCGCGATGTCGGTGCCTACATGCTCACCCGCACACCCGACAGCTTTGGACAACGCGGGAGCATCATCAATGTAGCCTCGCTTGTCTCATTCCAAGGTGGGCTGACGGTGCCCGCCTATGCAGCGGCCAAGGGTGGTGTTGCACAGCTCAGCAAAGCACTTTCGAACGAGTGGGCATCCAAGGGCATTAACGTCAACGCCATTGCCCCAGGCTACGTCGCAACCGATATGAATACAGCCCTGATACAGGACAAGGAACGTGCAGCCAGCATCCTGGCTCGCATCCCCGCGGCACGATGGGGCAATCCGGACGATTTCAAAGGTCCGGTAGTCTACCTGGCTAGCCGAGCCAGCGCTTACGTGAGTGGCGAGATTCATACTGTTGACGGAGGCTGGATGGGGCGGTAG
- a CDS encoding uncharacterized protein (ID:PFLUO_002242-T1.cds;~source:funannotate), with the protein MRASVSILSITLAGTAIAAPFVGRKNPNGTYVFPTSSGIVTPSPVPTSSPLSNLLAPSNSTLLPSPVIDSEPAEFKRGDSSAIPADLASRLSDAKSVAAALESAGAQKKRSESLSIPTDLPSLISDAESVAAALASGGAQKRGESLSVPTDLPSLISDAESVAAALASGGAQKRGESLSVPTDLPSLISDAESVAAALASGGAQKRGESLSVPTDLPSLISDAESVAAALASGGAQKRGESLSIPTDLPSLISDAESVAAALASASAQKRNVFPLPPATPTRTPLSTLSPAPTSSSPSSSSTPFGSVSLPSGASSSSSSSASGLPLFGFGAR; encoded by the coding sequence ATGAGGGCCTCAGTTTCTATCCTTTCCATTACTCTTGCAGGCACTGCCATTGCTGCTCCCTTCGTTGGCCGCAAGAACCCCAATGGTACCTATGTCTTCCCAACCTCCTCGGGAATCGTGACTCCCTCTCCGGTGCCCACCAGCAGTCCGCTCTCCAACCTTTTGGCTCCCTCCAACAGCACTCTCCTGCCCTCGCCGGTGATTGACTCGGAGCCTGCGGAGTTCAAGCGCGGCGACTCTTCGGCTATTCCCGCGGATCTGGCATCTCGTTTGTCGGATGCGAAGTCTGTGGCGGCGGCCCTCGAGTCCGCTGGCGCTCAGAAGAAGCGGAGCGAGTCTCTGTCCATTCCCACGGATCTTCCGTCTCTGATCTCGGATGCCGAATCTGTGGCCGCTGCTCTAGCCTCCGGGGGTGCTCAGAAACGTGGCGAGTCTCTGTCCGTTCCCACGGATCTTCCGTCTCTAATCTCGGACGCCGAATCTGTGGCCGCCGCTCTAGCCTCCGGGGGTGCTCAGAAACGTGGCGAGTCTCTGTCCGTTCCCACGGATCTTCCGTCTCTAATCTCGGACGCCGAATCTGTGGCCGCCGCTCTAGCCTCCGGGGGTGCTCAGAAACGTGGCGAGTCTCTGTCCGTTCCCACGGATCTTCCGTCTCTGATCTCGGATGCCGAATCTGTGGCCGCCGCTCTAGCCTCCGGAGGTGCTCAGAAACGTGGCGAGTCTCTGTCCATTCCCACGGACCTTCCGTCTCTGATCTCTGATGCCGAATctgtggctgctgctctTGCCTCGGCCAGTGCCCAGAAGCGGAACGTCTTTCCTTTGCCTCCTGCTACTCCAACTCGTACTCCTCTTTCTACTCTCTCCCCTGCCcccacttcttcttccccttcttcttcctcgactCCCTTCGGATCTGTTTCCCTGCCGTCCGGggcctcttcgtcttcttcaagctcAGCCTCTGGTCTTCCGCTGTTCGGTTTCGGAGCTCGTTGA
- a CDS encoding uncharacterized protein (ID:PFLUO_002244-T1.cds;~source:funannotate), protein MSQPTSPEESMSNTVTSTGQGRRSVLYQLYTHCWSQILLISFICFCCPGMYNALSGLGGSGQVNETVAANATVALLAATAGTALFVVGPIFDRVGPRVCLLLGGWTYPLYSGSLLCFNSTNNGAFVIAAGAILGVGASFLWVAQGAIMTTYVPESQKGRAIAVFWVIFNLGGGVGSLASFGLNFHSTSGTVSDGTYIALLIIMAIGWLLGVLICPPTAVRLEQLEATPENEKNWRRVAKLSVQTLGDWRVLCMLPLFFSANVFYSYQQNVVNGLTFNIRTRSLNGALYWLAQMLGGLIIGLMLDMPWLSRPMRARVGWAFLFITGMAIWGGGYAFQKWFDHRTALGLQQDIDYTDSYQSVGPIFLYIFYGAYDAFWQSFCYWLMGTRSNSPAVAAILVGAYKTFQATGGAMAWRINALQKPAMAQFAMDWGLCMGSLVIAIPTVWTVTLTSDAASTEGQDVLDTTDKPQFEEAKA, encoded by the exons ATGTCGCAGCCCACGAGCCCCGAGGAGTCCATGTCCAACACGGTGACCAGCactggccaaggccgtcgcTCGGTTCTGTACCAACTCTATACCCACTGCTGGTCTCAGATCCTCTTGATCAGCTTCATCTGTTTCTGCTGCCCCGGA ATGTACAATGCCCTCTCCGGCCTGGGAGGATCCGGCCAGGTCAATGAGACCGTCGCTGCTAACGCGACAGTTGCGCTGCTCGCTGCCACCGCTGGGACGGCGCTCTTCGTGGTCGGGCCCATCTTCGACCGCGTCGGTCCGCGAGTgtgtctgctgctgggcgggTGGACGTATCCCCTGTATTCGGGCAGTCTGCTCTGTTTCAACT CCACGAACAATGGAGCGTTTGTCATTGCCGCCGGCGCCATTCTCGGCGTGGGGGCATCCTTCCTGTGGGTTGCGCAAGGGGCCATCATGACAACCTACGTGCCCGAGTCGCAAAAAGGACGCGCAATTGCGGTCTTCTGGGTCATCTTCAacctcggcggcggcgtgggcTCCCTCGCCAGCTTTGGCCTCAATTTCCACTCGACGAGCGGGACCGTATCGGACGGGACATATATTGCCTTGCTGATCATTATGGCCATCGGATGGCTCCTGGGTGTGCTCATTTGCCCTCCCACGGCCGTGCGACTTGAACAGTTGGAGGCAACGCCTGAGAACGAGAAAAACTGGCGGCGCGTCGCGAAGCTCTCGGTCCAGACGCTGGGCGATTGGCGAGTGCTGTGCATGCTGccactcttcttctcggccaatGTGTTCTACTCGTACCAGCAGAACGTGGTCAATGGCTTGACCTTCAATATCCGCACGCGCTCGCTCAACGGTGCCCTATACTGGTTGGCGCAGATGCTCGGTGGACTGATCATCGGCCTCATGCTGGACATGCCGTGGCTCTCGCGGCCCATGCGAGCTCGGGTTGGCTGGGCGTTTCTCTTCATCACGGGCATGGCCATCTGGGGCGGCGGATATGCCTTCCAGAAGTGGTTCGACCACCGCACGGCGCTGGGACTTCAGCAGGATATCGACTACACGGACAGCTACCAGTCCGTCGGTCCGATCTTCCTCTACATCTTCTACGGCGCCTACGATGCATTCTGGCAGTCCTTTTGCTACTGGCTTATGGGCACCCGATCTAACTCCCCCGCTGTGGCAGCCATTCTGGTCGGTGCATATAAGACCTTTCAAGCTACCGGGGGCGCGATGGCATGGCGCATCAACGCGCTGCAGAAGCCCGCTATGGCGCAATTTGCCATGGACTGGGGCCTGTGCATGGGATCGTTGGTCATTGCGATCCCGACGGTCTGGACCGTCACACTAACTAGCGACGCCGCTTCCACGGAGGGCCAGGATGTGCTGGATACGACGGACAAGCCTCAGTTCGAGGAGGCAAAGGCATGA
- a CDS encoding uncharacterized protein (ID:PFLUO_002240-T1.cds;~source:funannotate), with protein sequence MAKIKAIEYFRVKPRWLFVKVTDDEGQIGWGEGTLEGHSLAVEGALDEIIARIVGYEADDIEHIWQTIWRLGFYRGGPVFMSALSGIDIALWDLKGRRLGVPVYQLLGGKVRHKVQVYAWIGGDRPSDVEAAAKARIAQGLKCVKMNATEDVNWLDSPAVLQSCVERLKQVKALGLDAGLDFHGRLHRPMAKQLVKALEPYQPLFIEEPLLCEHPEAIKQLSSQTSIPIAFGERLYTRWDVKRFLEDASVDVLQPDIAHAGGISETKRMATMAETYDVAIAPHCPLGPIALAASLQVAVSTPNFVIQEMSLGMHYNVEAGDIDLNSYLVDKSVFEIQEGFVVAPTKPGLGIEIDEELVRRISQETEPWQPKEFHGPDGSIREW encoded by the exons ATGGCGAAAATCAAGGCAATCGAGTACTTTCGCGTCAAGCCCCGCTGGTTGTTCGTCAAGGTCACCGACGATGAGGGCCAGATCGGCTGGGGGGAGGGCACACTCGAGGGCCACTCGCTGGCCGTCGAGGGCGCActggacgagatcatcgcgAGGATTGTGGGCTATGAAGCAGA CGATATCGAACACATTTGGCAGACGATCTGGCGACTCGGATTCTACCGGGGCGGGCCCGTCTTCATGTCGGCTCTGTCGGGAATCGACATTGCGCTGTGGGATCTGAAGGGTCGGCGGCTAGGCGTACCGGTATACCAGCTGCTGGGTGGCAAGGTACGTCACAAGGTGCAGGTGTATGCCTGGATTGGAGGGGACCGCCCGAGCGATGTTGAGGCCGCAGC TAAGGCTCGCATTGCTCAAGGCCTCAAGTGCGTCAAAATGAACGCGACGGAGGACGTCAACTGGCTGGACTCGCCCGCCGTGCTCCAGTCGTGTGTGGAGCGTTTGAAGCAGGTCAAGGCGCTCGGCTTGGATGCCGGCTTGGATTTCCACGGCCGACTACATCGGCCCATGGCCAAACAGCTGGTCAAGGCCCTGGAGCCCTATCAGCCCTTGTTTATCGAGGAGCCGCTGCTATGTGAGCACCCCGAGGCCATTAAACAGCTTTCGAGCCAGACGAGCATCCCCATCGCCTTTGGGGAGCGACTGTACACCCGATGGGACGTAAAGCGTTTCTTGGAAGACGCCTCGGTGGACGTTCTGCAGCCGGACATTGCCCACGCCGGCGGTATCTCGGAGACAAAGCGGATGGCGACCATGGCTGAGACGTACGATGTGGCCATCGCCCCTCACTGCCCGCTGGGCCCCATTGCCCTGGCGGCCTCGCTCCAGGTGGCCGTGTCGACTCCCAACTTTGTCATCCAGGAGATGTCCCTAGGCATGCACTACAATGTCGAGGCAGGCGACATTGACCTGAACAGCTATCTTGTGGACAAGTCTGTGTTCGAGATTCAAGAAGGCTTCGTGGTCGCTCCTACCAAGCCCGGTCTAGGAATAGAGATTGACGAAGAGCTGGTGCGGCGCATCAGCCAGGAGACAGAGCCCTGGCAGCCCAAGGAGTTTCACGGGCCCGACGGGTCGATTCGTGAATGGTAG
- a CDS encoding uncharacterized protein (ID:PFLUO_002243-T1.cds;~source:funannotate): MGLFSRAVKVTAAGGLASIGVFFGATRNDIFEPIDTSDHIFHSSFFHKYNPNKNPTLHDVCVRRVPLDKIDPALLEKKGKLVEAFCAGVWGGMGYIPQRAYMARKYQNPETANHLWERKDLLSSTYELGTIITDHFEVVEKTEDHITVRCGDSPRIREVRDSDGLFEIGAVIKQDESVAEFSLKSCFYQGLGKAEAAPMGPYVAWLHRQYTKLLLEAAVLKTCMR; this comes from the exons ATGGGGCTCTTCAGTCGCGCCGTGAAGGTcaccgctgctggtggcCTGGCCTCCATTGGCGTCTTCTTTGGCGCCACCCGTAACGACATCTTCGAGCCCATCGACACCTCTGACCACATTTTccactcctccttcttccacaaGTACAACCCTAACAAGAACCCCACTCTGCACGATGTCTGCGTGCGCCGCGTGCCGTTGGACAAGATTGACCCGGccctgctggagaagaagggcaagctggTCGAGGCGTTCTGCGCCGGCGTCTGGGGTGGCATGG GATACATTCCCCAGCGCGCTTATATGGCCCGAAAGTATCAGAACCCCGAAACTGCCAACCACCTCTGGGAGCGCAAGGACCTCCTCTCGAGTACCTACGAGCTAGGCACGATCATCACCGATCATTTCGAAGTAGTCGAGAAGACCGAGGACCACATCACCGTCCGCTGTGGCGATTCCCCGCGCATCCGAGAGGTCCGCGACTCCGACGGGCTCTTCGAGATTGGCGCCGTCATCAAGCAGGACGAGAGCGTCGCCGAGTTCAGTCTGAAGAGCTGCTTCTACCAGGGCCTAGGAAAAGCGGAAGCGGCGCCCATGGGCCCGTATGTGGCATGGCTGCATCGTCAGTACAccaagctgctgctggaggcggcggtgctGAAGACGTGCATGCGATGA